One genomic segment of Pseudonocardia sp. T1-2H includes these proteins:
- a CDS encoding NADH-quinone oxidoreductase subunit A produces the protein MLDPYLPLVLMFALAGAFALFSVTAAPYIGPRRYNRAKLDAYECGIEPSPQPVVGGGRMPVAYYLTAMLFILFDIEMVFLYPFAVTADALGVFGLVEIVLFIITVGFAYMYVWRRGGLDWN, from the coding sequence ATGCTCGATCCCTATCTCCCCTTGGTGCTGATGTTCGCCCTCGCGGGGGCTTTCGCGCTCTTCTCCGTGACCGCGGCGCCCTACATCGGCCCGCGGCGGTACAACCGCGCGAAGCTGGACGCCTACGAGTGCGGGATCGAGCCCTCGCCGCAGCCCGTCGTGGGCGGCGGCCGGATGCCCGTCGCCTACTACCTCACGGCGATGCTGTTCATCCTCTTCGACATCGAGATGGTCTTCCTCTACCCCTTCGCGGTGACCGCGGACGCGCTGGGCGTGTTCGGGCTGGTGGAGATCGTGCTGTTCATCATCACCGTCGGCTTCGCCTACATGTACGTGTGGCGACGCGGCGGACTCGACTGGAACTGA